In Glycine max cultivar Williams 82 chromosome 10, Glycine_max_v4.0, whole genome shotgun sequence, the DNA window ATGGCACAATGACTCCATTTGTTCATTAGTTCGTATTTCGTAAGATACTTAAGCTCCATTTAAGAAAGATGTATTTTCTAGCACTGGTGCCTTTTGTCAGCGAAATATTTAAACCAATCAGAATAGAAGTCTCACTCATTAACTCACATGATAAAAGTTTAcgtcaaatatatttttttatcaacaaattgttaattgttaattaatttttgttatttatctataaatattaattgatagtTAGTTTTTATTAGTAGAAAGAATCCAATTTGtcttcttttatctcttttttttctttcttaactaTCCAAACAGCCTTATATCTCTTTACATCAAATATTAACATGAGTTACTGAACTAAAACTCTAATTCTCACTCGAAACAACATAAAATGTAGCTAAGGATCTGCATGTTTTATGAAATAGTAGTACTACTTAAAAGAactttctttaccttctcttaaATGAATAACTGATAAATGCTTCGTATCCTTTCACTCTGTGAATCATCAAAAGTTTCATTCTTAATAAATCCGTTTGGAGTCCCTAAGGTTAAATTTTTTGCTCGATCAGCTTTCCTCAGTAGTACTAACACAAATGACTTGTGTGACAACTGACAGATCCCAAAGTCTGTAGCcatttttgaaattaagttgAAGTCGGGATAAGAAGCAGAATGGAATGAATACTGAATGCCGATTTGAGGATACCAAAACGTTGCGCATCGTTGAGGAAGTGGGCCATGGTAGCAGTCCTTGGGTTATGGACCCAGATGGTGCTATCCATGAACTGCACCCCACTGGATTCGGGAATTACTTTGCACACCTAACGTTTTTTTGGTACACccaacaattttttgttttttgaaaattgccccttattaaaaacatactcATTGTGAAAATCCTTCATACGGATTCACAATCCATAATGGTGAATCTGTAAGACCATTACCTTCCTCACCAACTCCACTATGCCACCTCTGTCGCGCCGCAGCTCTGCCACCGCCCTTCGTTCCAACCTCCGACGCGTCGCAGCTCCACCACCTCCTTCATGGCCATCACCCTCCCTCTGGTCCCTTGAGGTAACCGCCAACCTCCGTCGCGTGAGGTCACCGCCACCTCCTTCATTGTCGCGCGAGGTCCCTTCGCTCCTCCTTCATCGTCGGCAAGCGTCTCCTCTCACGTCGCGCGCGTTCTTTGTCGCCACCAACCTTGTTGCGAAGGTCCATGGCCTTACAGATTATGAATCCGTGATGACCTTACGGATTGATAATCCGTATAGGTTATACCTAAGagtgtttttggtttttcacCCAGGTGTACAAGAACAAATGATGAGTGTAGGAAGAGAAAACCACTGGATTTGCAGGCCTCCAGAATGCGGTGGAACTGTACCACGTCGAGCGCCACGGGCTTTTCCAGGAGCAAGTGGTTTTTGTTCTAGGCCGCAAGCACGGCCCAGTGAAAATGGAGGCTGGTGGGGAGTGGGATGTAGATAGCGTCCACGTTGAGGACCTCGTAGGAGCCGTACATTTTGGCGGAGAGAGGGAAGCCATTGGTGGCGGCAAATGCGACGGCCCCTTTTGGTGGGAGCGGCTTGCCTAAAATTCTTGTAAAGTGGAGAAGGAAGTTTCATTCTTTATGTCAAATCATTCATGAATTAGTAACTGTATCCAAATCTAAAAAAATCCCAATTGTTTCGGCATAGGTGTGATTATtgtcttaaaaaacaaaattgaaaaccaGTGCAATCATTGTCAACTTGCCTCCCAAGTTTCTGTAATACTCCcacaaaataataacaaaaaaaattatattcgattaattattagtatattaaaattgattctgAAAGAAGATcttgaaatataaattattagatatgtTTGTCATTAAATATGTACATGATaacataaacaaatatatttacatgattaactttacccaaaaaaaatgatacaatGATTATCGCATCCTTAAAAAAATACGATTATAGCAGTTTGGAGTGGATTGAATTGTTCAGAGAAATTATTTGTTCTCATAGTCACTAACCACACAACATTTGAAGGCTCATCACCAAAAGAAATGTTTTTGGAGAAGATGGATATGCAACGTCGTTCAACCatgtatcttttaatttaactaattatcaaattaattgattaattaatgtgaaagtattcttaaatatataacataattctttaagattaaaaaaataaaaacataaatttctcctaaatttaaatttcaaaacaaataatagataactatatacaaataaaaacataaattgttcccaaatttaagattaaaaatcaCCATTTGTTCTAGTCCatagaatttaataaaataatttatcaagagATTAAACGAGAAATTCAATACTTGATATtctcaataaatttcaactattttctgtaaaaaaaaaaaaaaaaacttcaactaatagtttttattttaaaagcaatTCTTACTAATAGTAGAGAGAAGGTAAAATTGTAAGTTTGATTCTATAATTTATCTTTCTAATATGGTAACGTTCAATTGTAGTCGCTTGGAaatcaatattataaaatagaaagatctaattcataaattaaattattgggaccaaattcaaaactaaaaactcaagtattaaaaaaattaagtatcaTTAAGATTCATGTTCTTCAATTAAGACAATAAAgatatttgtttatataaaacACTGGaggttgtttattttaaaaaaatacaaataaataaaacttttttcaaGGGTAAAtttagacatttaatttttttttcttcaaaaaatagagtaaaaataaaGCATGAGAGATGAACACGTGGCTTAAAAATGAGAATTACATATTAGTGGAAGTGGATTTACCTTTAGTACGTTCTACTGTTCTAGCGAGACACAATGGCAACGCAATCTTATCTTCTGAATCTAAACACTTTTCATGTTCATGCGGGAATCAGAGGTAAGTATTCAACTCTCATATGCTCTCCGTTCTATCAAAGCCTCCTtcacacttttttttgtttcaattttccatttttgtaGGACGGCAATGCAAACCTTTAATATTCAAACCAACCAATTTTGGCTTTGGGGTCTGGGTAAGCGTTACTATCTACCCATTTGTGATTTTTTGCGTTTGTTGTTTAAATTCAtgttcatattttcttttctgtctAGAATTTCGAAATGGgttaatgattataaataaataaataagtagttcttctttttgttgaatTAGCTGTGCGCCAATATAGTTTATATTGTGAACAAAAGTCTGTTTAAGCatttaattgtttgtttttctttatttctgcATAGTAACCAAGCAAATAAAACAATGTTTGGCTTCAGCTGATGACTAGAATGAGCAAAAACCCTTTTTTTGTTGATACATTGAAGTGCAAGCACCTGAGATAAGGAGAGAGATATGTGGGTTAATGAGTGGAGGATGAAACCTACACCATCATCATGAATCACATCCTAATCTTAGAGACTGGGCCGGTCCAATTGTGCTACAAGCTTGTGCGGTGAACTAACCTCCTTTAACATGGAATTGTGGTGCAATTGTGATTTGATACAAATTGATTTAACTAGGAAGGGCAGGAAAAATAAGGGAAAGATCATATTTGATGTGGACATCCCCACAGATAGTGTTTTCAGATTATAGCTTACACAGAATGTTAGCATAAATATAGTTCAAATGGCTGAAATATTTTACTTCTTAGAATTCATTCATTATATTATTACTAATTTAAGGATCCTGGTGACAAATATGATTGTTTTAAATGACATCAAAAGTGGATGAATTTGAGGTGTAAATCTATATTGTATGTTTGACTTGAAATTGGTGAGAACGACAAGAGGGGTCATGTGATAAATTATTGGCTTTTCAACTATTGATAGATTAGTTTTGCGAATTCCTGCATAAGTAGATTATTATATTGAGGTGGTGATTTGTTTAGCAGAAATTTGTCATGGAACCTGCATTCCTTCCTTCActtattattgatatatttaaaagagtTTGGAAAAAAGCATTGAAAATGTGCTATGTTATCTTGTTATTACTTTGAAAGTGTGCACGCTCTTTTGATAAAATGCCCTAGTAGAGTGAAGAATTTGATTTGCAGTTCAAAGGACAAGATTGAAACATATATTAGGCCCTTGTTTGATGGCCTACCGACATAAGAGTATTTCCAAAATCTGGTCATAATTATTACCATCTCCGGTcctattcataataaataagttataatGTAAAATACACTACAACTTGTTTCTAATAAATAGGACCGGAGGTAGTATtatataatcccaacatggatTGGTTTACTAGGGGTCATTTCTCTGATacacatttttatgttttatagagATTACAGCACATATTATTActgtcaataaaataaaaagggaatTTCTATCAATTCCCAATTGTAGTAGCTTATTGAACGGATATTTCAGGTATTTAGGATTAAGTGGGACAAATGTAAATTTATTTCGAGTTATTGGAGGATTCAGATATTGGGTAGTTTCTTGGGTTTGGATTCAGATACTTGAAATCCACCAATTGGCACTCCTAATTAGTAATTACATCTTATGGCGGTTTATATGGCTACTAGCTAGAGTTGAACGTGTCTCAAGATTTCAATGATTCCTTTCCCTTCAAAACACGTGTATTTTCTTCCACGCTGCAAAATACCATGTTATCTCAGTCTaatttgagattttcattgttGCAGAAAAGTTCAAAGTATCACACTAAAAGAAATGTCAATGACAATTCCGGAGTCATGCAATGTTGCTCATGCTACACAGAAGTTGGAGCTTCTGCTGGCATAACAATATCCTCACTAGTGGATGCAGCCACCACACAGATATCTCTTAATTCAGATGTAGACTTGAATACTCTCAAACTGAGCATGCCAGAAACTTCACACGCTTCCTCAGATTTCATGACAAGATTGGTTCTTGCAGATCTTGACCCTGCTACTGCAAAGTTGGCCATTGGATTTCTAGGTCCCTTCCTCTCAGTGTTTGGTTTTCTCTTTATAGTAAGAATAGTCATGTCTTGGTACCCAAAACTCCCAGTGGGGAAATTTCCATATGTAATAGCCTATGCTCCTACTGAGCCACTTCTCATTCCTACCCGCAAAGTGATTGCTCCTCTTGCTGGTGTGGACGTTACTCCAGTGGTCTGGTTTGGATTAATCAGTTTTCTTAACGAAATATTAGTAGGTCCACAAGGATTACTAGTTCTCCTTTCCCAACAAGTCAATTAGCTTACACATTTGGAATTTATGAATGACATAAATTCTATATCATCTTATTGGATGACACATGTATACAAAATTACATCGGTATAATGCATCCTCCTAGAAATGCTAGGAACACTTTGTCATtcttttaaacacatttttttaattggttaaaatttataaaaaagaataaaattttgtgaaactCACATGATTATCTCtcgattttataatttttaataaattataagctTAATATATCCTTTGCTGTATGAAAATTAGGAAGACGactaaagagaaaattaaagaaacgaAACAAGGGgaaattaaagaaatgaaaattgataCGCTGGATATTGAGTTGGATATTttattatcttgattaagtGGTATCACCGTATCAGCGATAAAACGCAACTTGGTCGGTGCAGGAGTACTATATTCAACCATATATGCATGCTTATAATAGCTCAAATGACAAGGCAAAGATATTCAACCAACACCAAAGGTTATGTCAACGGAAAAAAATTTATcgtcaaaattattattgtacATCTCTTCTAAATGATTTATACGCCCATCTGGAGCCCCTCAATGCTACATCGAATATTTGGACAAGGAATTAGAAAACAAATTACAAAAAGAAGCAATAGTGGTTGAAAGAATTTGGATATTCTGATGCTAATCTACAGAAAATGCTAGTATACAAATAAGTTTATGCTATTTGAACTGTTGATGAGTTCCCTGTTTGTTATGAGGGCTGTATCTGATCTCGCCGTAGAGCCTGCTGGAGCTGAATGACCTGTTGTTGCTGATCTGGTGGCAAGGAACTCAATTGTTCTGGTGTCAGATTCAATACTTGTTGCAGCAAAACAGACTCCACATCAGGTGGAAGCTGGTATGagcaaagaaaataagaataatgaTTTACATATCCAAAACGTTGATCAAACAAGATAGGGTCCATTGtggtaaaaaagaatcaaaacaaTAGCATTTGAAACAGTAAACAAAGAAATGTAAATCTGAAACATTTAGAGGCATTTTCTGGCAAAAGTTATGCTTCTAAATAGAAGTTGGGAGTAAACCTtggattttttaatataaaaatatatgatgagTTTTGTACTATGCATAAAATCCCTCTCATAACATGGAATTCAGGTCATAACAGACTTAAGCTCGTAACCAAGACAGAGTTATGTGAGCATGATCCCTAAAGTACAGATATGATCGGTTATATCCAACAATCTAGTTCCACGCCATTTAGTGGTCATATTGGCATGATCCCTAAGTGCAGGCTAGTGAACTAAAGATGGTTCCGACATCAACTGCGACGTCAATTTTTCTGAAATCT includes these proteins:
- the LOC100793885 gene encoding protein COFACTOR ASSEMBLY OF COMPLEX C SUBUNIT B CCB3, chloroplastic, with protein sequence MATQSYLLNLNTFHVHAGIRGRQCKPLIFKPTNFGFGVWKSSKYHTKRNVNDNSGVMQCCSCYTEVGASAGITISSLVDAATTQISLNSDVDLNTLKLSMPETSHASSDFMTRLVLADLDPATAKLAIGFLGPFLSVFGFLFIVRIVMSWYPKLPVGKFPYVIAYAPTEPLLIPTRKVIAPLAGVDVTPVVWFGLISFLNEILVGPQGLLVLLSQQVN